In Agarivorans gilvus, one genomic interval encodes:
- a CDS encoding outer membrane beta-barrel protein, which produces MGNRGGAFFSDTSTDISVYENYGNHKFDLNFESELNLPANQTLPYINLEYHVKPKHLIYTDWRRLHRDGLQQALSQPFSLKIDGQTYQLQAGASLETRLDVDIVRVGYGYRFYHSSSFDAYFLAGFHITKLGLGFAGEIAIEASEQPPYANESVFSAVTAPLPNVGLEVSHQLTDRLSLKSHAHAFYLKVNDITGWMAELEIGAKYRLIDQLKLTGSFSYYQIGVDYQTEHTELDVVYRFWGPMLKLSYAF; this is translated from the coding sequence GTGGGAAATAGAGGTGGGGCTTTCTTTTCCGATACTTCGACCGACATCAGCGTTTATGAAAACTATGGCAACCATAAATTCGATTTAAATTTCGAATCAGAGTTAAACCTTCCAGCCAACCAAACGCTGCCCTATATTAATCTTGAATACCACGTAAAACCTAAGCACCTGATTTACACCGATTGGCGGCGTTTACATCGCGACGGTCTTCAACAAGCCTTAAGCCAACCTTTTTCACTAAAAATAGACGGCCAAACTTACCAACTTCAAGCCGGAGCTAGCCTAGAGACTCGCTTAGATGTTGACATAGTAAGAGTGGGTTACGGTTATCGTTTTTATCACTCCAGCTCATTCGACGCCTACTTTCTTGCTGGCTTTCATATCACCAAACTCGGTTTAGGTTTTGCTGGAGAAATAGCCATAGAAGCATCCGAACAGCCACCTTACGCAAATGAAAGCGTATTTAGTGCGGTAACCGCGCCACTCCCCAATGTAGGTTTAGAGGTTAGTCATCAGCTCACCGACCGCTTGTCCCTAAAAAGCCACGCCCATGCTTTCTATTTAAAAGTAAATGACATCACCGGCTGGATGGCCGAACTTGAAATTGGCGCCAAATACAGACTCATAGATCAACTCAAACTTACCGGCTCATTCAGCTATTACCAAATTGGCGTAGACTACCAAACAGAGCACACAGAACTGGATGTGGTGTATCGCTTCTGGGGACCTATGTTAAAACTCTCATACGCGTTTTAA
- the groL gene encoding chaperonin GroEL (60 kDa chaperone family; promotes refolding of misfolded polypeptides especially under stressful conditions; forms two stacked rings of heptamers to form a barrel-shaped 14mer; ends can be capped by GroES; misfolded proteins enter the barrel where they are refolded when GroES binds) has protein sequence MAAKDVLFGNDSRSKMLAGVNVLADAVKVTLGPKGRNVVLDKSFGAPTITKDGVSVAKEIELEDKFENMGAQMVKEVASQANDAAGDGTTTATVLAQAIVNEGLKAVAAGMNPMDLKRGIDKAVVAAVEELKGLSAPCADTKAIAQVGTISANADATVGNIIAEAMEKVGKEGVITVEEGQALTDELDVVEGMQFDRGYLSPYFINNQENGTVELDNPFILLADKKISNIRELLPLLEALAKAGKPLLIIAEDVEGEALATLVVNNMRGIVKVSAVKAPGFGDRRKAMLQDIAILTNGTVISEEVGLELEKATLEDLGSAKRVVISKDNTTIIDGVGEEAAIQGRVSQIRQQIEETSSDYDKEKLQERVAKLAGGVAVIKVGAATEVEMKEKKDRVEDALHATRAAVEEGVVAGGGVALVRAAAKVAELTGDNEDQNVGIRLALRAMEAPLRQIVTNAGDEASVVANKVKEGEGNFGYNAGTGVYGDMLEMGILDPTKVTRSALQFAGSVAGLMITTECMITDKPEDSAGAPDMGGMGGMGGMGGMGGMM, from the coding sequence ATGGCAGCAAAAGACGTATTATTTGGAAATGATTCACGCAGCAAAATGCTTGCTGGTGTAAACGTATTAGCAGATGCAGTTAAAGTAACTTTAGGCCCTAAAGGTCGTAACGTTGTATTAGACAAATCATTTGGTGCACCTACCATCACTAAAGATGGTGTTTCTGTAGCGAAAGAAATCGAACTTGAAGACAAGTTCGAAAACATGGGCGCTCAAATGGTGAAAGAAGTAGCTTCTCAAGCCAACGACGCTGCAGGTGACGGTACTACTACTGCCACTGTACTTGCTCAAGCCATTGTAAACGAAGGCCTTAAAGCAGTTGCTGCAGGCATGAATCCAATGGATCTAAAACGCGGTATCGACAAAGCGGTTGTGGCTGCAGTAGAAGAGCTAAAAGGTTTATCTGCTCCTTGTGCCGACACTAAAGCGATTGCTCAAGTAGGTACAATTTCAGCCAATGCTGATGCCACTGTGGGCAACATCATCGCTGAAGCTATGGAAAAAGTAGGTAAAGAAGGCGTTATTACCGTTGAAGAAGGCCAAGCGCTAACTGACGAGCTAGACGTAGTTGAAGGCATGCAGTTTGACCGCGGTTACCTATCTCCTTACTTCATTAATAACCAAGAGAATGGCACGGTTGAATTAGACAATCCTTTCATCCTTTTGGCTGACAAAAAAATCTCTAACATTCGCGAATTGCTACCTTTACTAGAAGCACTAGCTAAAGCGGGTAAACCATTATTGATTATTGCTGAAGACGTTGAAGGCGAAGCCCTAGCAACATTAGTAGTAAACAACATGCGCGGTATTGTTAAAGTGTCTGCGGTTAAAGCGCCTGGTTTTGGTGACCGTCGTAAAGCGATGTTGCAAGACATTGCTATTTTGACCAACGGTACTGTTATTTCTGAAGAAGTAGGTTTAGAGCTAGAAAAAGCCACTCTAGAAGATCTAGGTAGCGCTAAGCGTGTTGTTATCTCTAAAGACAATACCACCATCATTGATGGCGTAGGTGAAGAAGCGGCAATTCAAGGTCGTGTTAGCCAAATCCGTCAACAAATCGAAGAAACTTCTTCTGATTATGACAAAGAAAAACTTCAAGAGCGCGTGGCTAAATTAGCTGGCGGTGTAGCGGTAATTAAAGTGGGTGCTGCTACTGAAGTTGAAATGAAAGAGAAAAAAGACCGCGTAGAAGATGCGCTACATGCAACTCGCGCCGCTGTTGAAGAAGGCGTAGTGGCCGGTGGTGGTGTTGCTCTAGTTCGCGCCGCGGCCAAAGTTGCTGAGCTAACCGGTGACAACGAAGATCAAAACGTAGGTATTCGCCTAGCTCTTCGCGCCATGGAAGCACCACTTCGCCAAATCGTAACTAACGCAGGTGATGAAGCCTCTGTTGTTGCTAACAAAGTGAAAGAAGGCGAAGGCAACTTCGGTTACAACGCTGGTACCGGTGTTTACGGTGATATGCTAGAGATGGGTATTCTTGACCCAACTAAAGTAACTCGTTCAGCCCTACAATTTGCTGGTTCTGTTGCCGGTCTAATGATTACTACCGAGTGTATGATCACAGACAAGCCAGAAGATAGCGCTGGTGCCCCTGATATGGGTGGCATGGGCGGAATGGGTGGCATGGGCGGTATGGGCGGCATGATGTAA